Proteins encoded within one genomic window of Streptomyces sp. NBC_01314:
- a CDS encoding acyl-CoA dehydrogenase family protein produces MSTLDILSEDEQFIVHTVRDFVDKEVQPVVRELEHANTYPEALIEQMKRLGVFGLAVPEEYGGTPVSTPCYVLITEELARGWMSLAGAMGGHTVVAKLLLDFGTEEQQRRYLPKMATGEIRATMALTEPGGGSDLQAMCTVARKDGDRGYVVNGSKTWITNSRRSGLIALLCKTDPDATPAHQGISILLVEHGPGLTVSRDLPKLGYKGVESCELSFEDYQAPADAVLGSVEGKGFAQMMKGLETGRLQVAARALGVGRAAFEDALAYAQQRESFGKPIWRHQSIGNYLADMATSLTAARQLTLYAAREADAGRRVDMEAGMAKLFASEAALQIALNAVRIHGGYGYSTEFDVERYFRDAPLMIVGEGTNEIQRNVIASQLVKRGGLDA; encoded by the coding sequence ATGAGCACTCTCGACATCCTGTCCGAGGACGAGCAGTTCATCGTCCACACGGTGCGCGACTTCGTCGACAAGGAGGTGCAACCGGTCGTCCGGGAACTGGAGCACGCGAACACCTACCCCGAGGCTCTGATCGAGCAGATGAAGCGGCTCGGCGTCTTCGGCCTCGCCGTCCCCGAGGAGTACGGCGGCACCCCCGTCTCCACGCCGTGCTACGTCCTGATCACCGAGGAACTGGCGCGCGGCTGGATGAGCCTGGCCGGCGCGATGGGCGGCCACACCGTGGTCGCCAAGCTGCTGCTGGACTTCGGCACGGAGGAGCAGCAGCGCCGGTACCTGCCCAAGATGGCCACCGGCGAGATCCGCGCGACCATGGCCCTGACCGAGCCGGGCGGCGGCTCCGACCTGCAGGCAATGTGCACGGTCGCCCGCAAGGACGGCGATCGCGGATACGTGGTCAACGGGTCGAAGACCTGGATCACCAACTCCCGCCGGTCCGGCCTGATCGCCCTGCTGTGCAAGACCGACCCGGACGCCACCCCGGCTCACCAGGGCATCTCGATCCTACTCGTGGAGCACGGTCCGGGGCTGACCGTCTCCCGTGACCTGCCCAAGCTCGGCTACAAGGGCGTGGAGAGCTGCGAGCTGTCCTTCGAGGACTACCAGGCACCGGCCGACGCCGTACTCGGCAGTGTGGAGGGCAAGGGCTTCGCGCAGATGATGAAGGGTTTGGAGACCGGACGCCTCCAGGTCGCCGCCCGCGCGCTCGGGGTCGGCCGGGCGGCGTTCGAGGACGCCCTCGCGTACGCCCAGCAGCGGGAGTCGTTCGGCAAGCCGATCTGGAGGCACCAGTCGATCGGCAACTACCTCGCGGACATGGCCACTTCGTTGACGGCGGCCCGCCAGCTCACCCTGTACGCGGCCCGGGAGGCGGACGCCGGACGTCGGGTGGACATGGAGGCCGGGATGGCGAAGCTGTTCGCCTCCGAGGCCGCCCTGCAGATCGCCCTCAACGCCGTGCGCATCCACGGCGGTTACGGCTACTCCACGGAGTTCGACGTCGAACGCTACTTCCGTGACGCCCCGCTGATGATCGTCGGCGAGGGCACCAACGAGATTCAGCGGAACGTCATCGCGAGCCAGCTCGTCAAACGCGGTGGTTTGGACGCATGA
- a CDS encoding nucleotidyl transferase AbiEii/AbiGii toxin family protein codes for MKLTPLHERLLADILDLGSPYPLVLTGGYAVQAHGLVERFSRDLDVATENPAPMQEIVASLTAGLSARGWRTTHVQTDPLSGRFLVTDPDTGEECEVDVLKEAFWAPPAQTPYGPVLSLDDVIGTKVRALADRGTVRDLIDVQAASRDRSTADLESLGRRRAHDEFSLEDLRDRLVGADWYEDEDYTAYGLTSRQIEGLKAWALEWAEDLGARIHDENA; via the coding sequence GTGAAACTCACTCCGCTCCACGAGCGTCTCCTCGCCGACATCCTCGACCTCGGCTCCCCCTACCCTCTGGTCCTCACCGGCGGATACGCCGTGCAGGCCCACGGCCTGGTCGAACGCTTCAGCCGTGACCTCGACGTCGCCACCGAGAACCCCGCTCCGATGCAGGAGATCGTCGCCTCACTCACAGCGGGCCTCAGCGCGCGCGGATGGCGGACCACGCACGTCCAGACCGATCCGCTCAGCGGCCGGTTCCTCGTCACCGATCCGGACACCGGCGAGGAGTGCGAGGTCGACGTCCTCAAGGAGGCGTTCTGGGCTCCGCCCGCCCAGACCCCCTACGGCCCCGTTCTTTCCCTCGACGACGTGATCGGCACCAAGGTCCGTGCCCTCGCCGACCGCGGCACCGTCCGCGACCTCATCGACGTCCAAGCTGCTTCCCGCGACCGCTCCACCGCCGACCTCGAATCCCTGGGCCGCCGTCGCGCCCACGACGAGTTCAGCCTCGAAGACCTCCGGGACCGGCTCGTCGGCGCGGACTGGTACGAGGATGAGGACTACACGGCGTACGGGCTCACCTCCCGGCAGATCGAAGGACTCAAGGCGTGGGCGCTGGAGTGGGCGGAGGATCTCGGTGCGCGGATTCATGACGAGAACGCCTGA
- a CDS encoding thiamine pyrophosphate-dependent enzyme, producing the protein MTATLPRLDRRRFVADLIGRLPEDVLIVTGLGSPSYDVFAAGDRPGTFYLWGAMGAAAPLALGLALARPDRPVVAVTGDGEHLMGIGALATIGAVLPPNLTVVVLDNAHFGETGMQPSHTGLGTDLVTVAQGFGIRDAVRITDADRTEDLALRIKARAATTYAQVLITTDEPPRALPPRDGVANKNSFRAALGLSTF; encoded by the coding sequence ATGACCGCCACTCTTCCCCGCCTCGACCGGCGCCGCTTCGTCGCCGACCTGATCGGCCGCCTCCCCGAGGACGTCCTGATCGTCACCGGCCTCGGCTCTCCCAGCTACGACGTGTTCGCCGCCGGCGACCGCCCCGGCACCTTCTACCTCTGGGGCGCGATGGGCGCCGCCGCCCCGCTCGCCCTCGGCCTCGCCCTGGCCCGGCCGGACCGCCCGGTCGTCGCCGTCACCGGCGACGGAGAACACCTCATGGGCATCGGCGCCTTGGCCACCATCGGGGCCGTACTCCCTCCCAACCTGACGGTTGTGGTGCTGGACAACGCCCACTTCGGCGAGACCGGTATGCAGCCCAGCCACACCGGGCTCGGCACCGACCTCGTCACCGTCGCCCAGGGCTTCGGCATCCGCGACGCCGTGCGGATCACCGACGCCGACCGGACGGAAGACCTCGCCCTGCGTATCAAGGCGCGCGCGGCGACGACGTATGCACAGGTGCTGATCACCACCGACGAGCCGCCGCGCGCCCTGCCGCCCCGCGACGGCGTCGCCAACAAGAACTCCTTCCGCGCCGCACTCGGCCTGAGCACCTTCTAG
- a CDS encoding LysR family transcriptional regulator, whose protein sequence is MDVKQLKAIVTVAEVGSVTRAAALLHLVQPAVTRQIRTLEQELGVELFERTGTGMRPTEAGAIMVDRARRALNELERARAEVQPAPGEVSGIVTVGLLESTSDLLSEPLVTAVARSHPGVELRLMTAYSGHLQQWLDDGDLDLTLLYNLDSTPSLNAHPLVRERLWAVAPPSAGLRADRPVPFTEAAGHPLVMPASGHALRRLIDAAAVRAGSALDVVVQTNSMRVQKQLVRAGHGWTVLPGVGIAEDVTQGVLSAAPLSEPDVWRSIVLGTPRSGRTPPAVEVVARELVRRINSAVAQGRWPSAQIQGTDAAAEDE, encoded by the coding sequence TTGGACGTCAAGCAGCTCAAGGCGATCGTCACGGTCGCCGAGGTGGGCAGCGTCACGCGTGCCGCGGCGCTGCTGCATCTGGTGCAGCCCGCGGTGACCCGGCAGATCCGCACCCTGGAACAGGAACTCGGCGTCGAACTCTTCGAGCGGACCGGGACGGGCATGCGGCCCACCGAGGCGGGCGCGATCATGGTCGACCGTGCCCGGCGGGCCCTCAACGAGCTGGAGCGGGCCCGCGCCGAGGTGCAGCCGGCTCCGGGCGAGGTGTCCGGCATCGTCACCGTCGGCCTGCTGGAGAGCACCAGCGACCTGCTTTCCGAGCCGCTGGTGACCGCCGTCGCCCGCAGTCATCCCGGCGTCGAACTTCGACTGATGACCGCCTACTCGGGGCACCTCCAGCAGTGGCTCGACGACGGCGACCTGGATCTGACCCTGCTCTACAACCTGGACAGCACGCCCTCGCTCAATGCCCACCCGCTGGTGCGCGAGCGTCTGTGGGCGGTCGCTCCGCCGTCGGCCGGCCTGCGCGCCGACCGTCCGGTGCCGTTCACGGAGGCGGCGGGGCATCCGCTCGTCATGCCCGCCTCGGGGCATGCGCTGCGCCGGCTGATCGACGCGGCGGCGGTGCGCGCCGGCTCCGCCCTGGACGTCGTCGTGCAGACCAACTCCATGCGGGTGCAGAAGCAGCTCGTCCGGGCGGGACACGGCTGGACCGTCCTGCCAGGCGTCGGCATCGCCGAGGATGTGACACAAGGCGTCCTGAGCGCCGCGCCGCTGAGCGAGCCCGACGTGTGGCGGTCGATCGTCCTCGGCACTCCGCGGTCCGGGCGCACCCCGCCCGCCGTGGAGGTCGTCGCGCGTGAGCTGGTCCGCAGGATCAACTCGGCGGTGGCCCAGGGCAGATGGCCGTCCGCCCAGATCCAGGGCACTGACGCTGCCGCCGAGGACGAGTGA
- a CDS encoding CaiB/BaiF CoA transferase family protein, producing MTEPTEALPLAGLTVVSLEQAVAAPFATRQLADLGARVIKVERPDGGDFARRYDTTVHGESSYFVWLNRSKESVTLDLKSDAGRAVLEQLLADSDVFVQNLAPGAAARMGLGAEALAERFPSLIPCSISGYGSSGPWADRKAYDLLVQCQTGLVSLTGNEHGSARVGVSIADIAAGMYAYSGILTALLTRATTGIARAVEVSLFEALAEWMNQPAYYTRFGGAQPPRLGTQHATIAPYGAHTTADGKDVLFSIQNEREWAALCDRFLGLPGLAADPRFATGSARVAHREELNAIVAERFGELDGDEVMKLLDAAGIANAGVNDVAEFLEHPVLSGRDRWRDVRIPGGATVPALLPPADLAGLAPRMDPVPAVGEHTETVLAELGYSTADIGSLRADRVI from the coding sequence ATGACCGAGCCCACCGAAGCGCTGCCGCTGGCCGGCCTCACCGTCGTCAGCCTCGAACAGGCGGTGGCCGCCCCCTTCGCCACCCGCCAGCTGGCCGACCTCGGCGCCCGGGTCATCAAGGTGGAGCGGCCGGACGGAGGCGACTTCGCCCGCCGCTACGACACAACGGTGCACGGCGAGTCCAGCTACTTCGTGTGGCTCAACCGGTCCAAGGAGTCCGTCACGCTCGACCTCAAGTCGGACGCGGGAAGAGCCGTCCTGGAACAACTCCTCGCAGACTCGGACGTGTTCGTGCAGAACCTTGCCCCCGGTGCGGCCGCACGCATGGGCCTGGGCGCCGAGGCGCTCGCCGAACGATTTCCCTCTCTCATCCCGTGTTCCATCTCGGGCTACGGTTCCAGCGGCCCGTGGGCCGACCGCAAGGCGTACGACCTGCTGGTGCAGTGCCAGACCGGCCTCGTCTCGCTCACCGGCAACGAGCACGGCTCCGCCCGTGTCGGAGTCTCGATCGCCGACATCGCCGCAGGCATGTACGCCTACTCCGGCATCCTCACCGCACTACTCACCCGCGCCACCACCGGCATCGCCCGTGCCGTGGAGGTCTCGCTGTTCGAGGCACTGGCCGAGTGGATGAACCAACCCGCCTACTACACCCGCTTCGGCGGCGCCCAGCCCCCGCGCCTCGGCACCCAGCACGCCACCATCGCCCCGTACGGCGCCCACACAACTGCCGACGGCAAGGACGTGCTGTTCTCCATCCAGAACGAGCGCGAATGGGCGGCCCTGTGCGACCGGTTCCTCGGCCTGCCAGGGCTCGCCGCCGATCCACGCTTCGCCACCGGCTCCGCCCGCGTCGCCCACCGCGAGGAGCTGAACGCCATCGTGGCCGAGCGGTTCGGTGAGCTGGACGGCGACGAGGTGATGAAACTGCTGGACGCGGCGGGGATCGCCAACGCCGGAGTGAACGACGTGGCGGAGTTCCTGGAGCACCCGGTGCTCAGCGGCCGGGACCGCTGGCGAGACGTACGGATACCCGGCGGAGCCACGGTGCCGGCGTTGCTGCCGCCTGCGGACCTGGCGGGCCTCGCGCCGCGTATGGATCCCGTCCCCGCGGTCGGCGAACACACCGAGACGGTCCTGGCCGAGCTGGGGTACAGCACGGCCGACATCGGCAGCCTGAGAGCCGACCGCGTCATCTGA
- a CDS encoding IS1182 family transposase has protein sequence MSLRPRPGAEIPPLTMRVARASNPHGTTAMWIRDRLDGLWNDEDFTAWYPRDGRPGLSPAQLATVCVLQYAMNLSDRQAAEAVRCRIDFKYALGLELEDPGFHHSVLSDFRDRLAEGDRADRLLGLALTRIRRAGLLKGRGKQRTDSIYVLSAARELTRLELVSEAVRAVLEDVARGAPELLDELVTAEWAERYGRQVRLCSQPSHPVARLEQVGADARELLQRLDARFPGGAVPAQARVLRTILVQHFLVDGRGRFRPRTERDGRPPSRVRIESPYETEARWTRRGDTRWTGYLAHVTETCDDKRINVITDVATVVSSADSQALPGIHARLKRLRLPGQHLVDGGYTSVAGMDAAARLHRVTLVGPLPSSTSPQHRAEDGFGRENFVIDFDQREVTCPNGQVSGNWRDLPVAEPTSVVVRFDARQCGRCPEQAACTPGSFRSLYFPTRRMHELQAKNRADQQDANWRRLYGLRSGAEGTIEEFAHGHRARRCRYRGLAKTHVQHVLTALAINVERLSLQEPVGHSYRPRPPTAFQQYLDARGLPRPLWWRQGK, from the coding sequence ATGTCCCTCCGTCCTCGTCCCGGAGCCGAGATCCCGCCGCTGACCATGCGGGTCGCCCGAGCCAGCAACCCCCACGGCACCACCGCGATGTGGATCCGCGACCGCCTCGACGGCCTGTGGAACGACGAGGACTTCACCGCCTGGTACCCCCGCGACGGCCGCCCCGGACTCTCGCCTGCCCAGCTGGCCACCGTCTGCGTGCTGCAGTACGCGATGAACCTGTCCGACCGTCAGGCCGCCGAAGCGGTGCGCTGCCGCATCGACTTCAAATACGCCCTCGGACTGGAACTGGAAGACCCCGGCTTCCATCACAGCGTCCTGTCCGACTTTCGCGACCGGCTCGCCGAGGGCGACCGAGCCGACCGGCTGCTGGGCCTCGCGCTCACGCGGATCCGGCGGGCCGGCCTGCTCAAGGGGCGCGGCAAGCAGCGCACCGACTCCATCTACGTCCTGTCCGCCGCGCGGGAGTTGACCCGCCTGGAGCTGGTGTCCGAGGCGGTGCGCGCCGTCCTGGAGGATGTGGCCCGAGGCGCGCCGGAACTGCTGGATGAGCTGGTCACCGCCGAGTGGGCCGAACGCTACGGGCGGCAGGTGCGCCTGTGCTCCCAGCCCAGCCACCCCGTCGCCCGGCTCGAGCAGGTGGGCGCCGACGCCCGCGAACTGCTTCAGCGACTTGACGCCCGCTTCCCCGGCGGCGCCGTTCCGGCGCAGGCCCGGGTGCTCCGAACGATCCTGGTGCAGCACTTCCTTGTGGACGGGCGCGGACGGTTCCGGCCGCGCACCGAGCGCGATGGCCGGCCTCCTTCCCGGGTACGGATCGAGTCGCCGTATGAGACCGAGGCCCGCTGGACGCGGCGCGGCGATACCCGCTGGACCGGCTACCTCGCGCACGTGACCGAGACCTGCGACGACAAGCGGATCAACGTCATCACCGACGTGGCCACCGTCGTCTCCAGCGCGGACAGCCAGGCACTGCCCGGCATCCATGCCCGCCTCAAGCGGCTTCGCCTGCCTGGGCAGCACCTGGTCGACGGCGGCTACACCTCCGTCGCCGGCATGGACGCCGCTGCCCGCCTCCACCGCGTCACCCTGGTCGGGCCGCTTCCCTCCAGCACCTCGCCACAGCACCGGGCCGAGGATGGCTTCGGCAGGGAGAACTTTGTCATCGACTTCGACCAACGCGAGGTCACCTGCCCCAACGGGCAGGTCAGCGGCAACTGGCGGGACCTTCCGGTGGCGGAGCCGACATCGGTGGTGGTCCGGTTCGACGCCCGCCAGTGCGGCCGCTGCCCCGAGCAGGCCGCGTGCACCCCGGGCTCGTTTCGCAGCCTGTACTTCCCGACCCGTCGCATGCACGAACTCCAGGCCAAGAATCGCGCCGATCAGCAGGATGCAAACTGGCGCAGGCTCTACGGGCTGCGATCCGGGGCCGAGGGCACCATCGAGGAGTTCGCGCACGGTCATCGAGCACGCCGGTGCCGCTACCGCGGCCTGGCCAAAACGCACGTCCAGCACGTCCTGACCGCACTCGCGATCAACGTCGAGCGGCTGAGCCTCCAAGAGCCCGTCGGCCACTCCTACCGGCCCCGCCCTCCCACGGCGTTCCAGCAATACCTCGACGCACGCGGCCTGCCTCGCCCCCTGTGGTGGCGGCAAGGAAAGTGA
- a CDS encoding transposase: MPKPCPEEFRQDVVRVARNRGPGVTVEQVATGFGVHPMTLWKWMRRADIDDGSKPGVTSQESAELREARRQIKLLEQENEVLRRAALSQAFSS, translated from the coding sequence GTGCCCAAGCCTTGTCCGGAAGAGTTCCGCCAGGACGTCGTGCGAGTCGCGAGGAACCGCGGCCCGGGTGTGACGGTCGAGCAGGTGGCCACCGGTTTCGGGGTCCACCCGATGACGTTGTGGAAGTGGATGCGCCGGGCGGACATCGATGACGGGTCCAAGCCCGGGGTGACCAGCCAGGAGAGCGCGGAACTGCGGGAAGCGCGGCGGCAGATCAAGCTGCTGGAGCAGGAGAACGAGGTCCTGCGCCGGGCCGCTCTCTCTCAGGCGTTCTCGTCATGA
- a CDS encoding CoA ester lyase has translation MTPVFSARSLLFVPGHRPDRFDKAASSGADVVIIDLEDAVAAEEKDRARDNAAAWLALGNRAIVRINAPGTPWSEADLRMAADHGCPVMVPKAEDSAVLADLAARTAGRCDLVPLVETALGVERAREVCAAPGVARAAFGNVDLAAQLGIAQDDHTALAYARSRLVVASAAAGISPPIDGVTTAVRDMDTLSADIAHARRLGFTGKLCVHPYQLPRVAEGFAPSAEEMRWARTVLGAGDSVTTVDGQMVDKPVLERARRVLAQAHGPHGPHPAT, from the coding sequence ATGACCCCGGTCTTCTCCGCTCGCAGCCTCCTCTTCGTGCCGGGACACCGGCCCGACCGCTTCGACAAGGCTGCCTCCTCCGGCGCCGACGTGGTGATCATCGACCTTGAGGACGCGGTCGCCGCCGAGGAAAAGGACCGCGCCCGCGACAACGCCGCAGCCTGGCTCGCCCTGGGCAACCGCGCGATCGTACGGATCAACGCGCCCGGGACCCCGTGGTCCGAGGCCGACCTGCGCATGGCGGCCGACCACGGCTGCCCGGTCATGGTGCCCAAGGCGGAGGACTCCGCCGTACTGGCCGACCTTGCTGCCCGGACGGCCGGCCGATGCGACCTCGTCCCACTCGTCGAGACCGCACTCGGCGTGGAACGGGCGCGCGAGGTGTGCGCCGCGCCGGGCGTCGCCCGTGCCGCCTTCGGCAACGTCGACCTGGCCGCCCAGCTCGGCATCGCCCAGGACGATCACACGGCCCTGGCCTACGCACGCTCCCGACTGGTCGTCGCCTCGGCCGCGGCGGGCATCTCCCCACCCATCGACGGCGTCACCACCGCCGTACGGGACATGGACACGCTCTCCGCCGACATCGCCCACGCCCGACGGCTGGGCTTCACAGGCAAACTCTGCGTCCATCCGTACCAACTCCCCCGAGTGGCCGAGGGGTTCGCGCCCTCGGCCGAGGAAATGCGGTGGGCACGCACGGTCCTCGGCGCCGGGGACTCGGTCACCACGGTCGACGGGCAGATGGTCGACAAGCCGGTGCTGGAACGCGCACGACGCGTCCTGGCACAGGCCCACGGACCGCACGGACCGCACCCCGCAACCTGA
- a CDS encoding alpha/beta fold hydrolase — protein MNDTAPRSTAIARAQDGIALAYQRQGCGYPLVLLAGQANNHRWWDAVRGDFHARHSTITLDLRGTGDSDKPRGPYSTQQFAEDVIAVLDHAGVERADVYGTSMGGRVAQWVAARHPDRVRRLVLGCTSPGGPHAVERDRSVRRALAQPDPEAARQALTDLMYSPAWRAAHPGPYSTLGDPGMPPHARHGHLVASNGHDAWDTLPLITAPTLILHGDQDRLTPPENLSLLAARIPDARTHLFPGARHAYFEECRTEAGPLVEAFLNEGERS, from the coding sequence ATGAACGACACGGCCCCCCGGTCGACCGCCATCGCCCGCGCCCAGGACGGCATCGCGCTGGCCTACCAGCGTCAGGGCTGCGGATATCCGCTCGTCCTCCTGGCCGGGCAGGCGAACAACCACCGCTGGTGGGACGCCGTACGCGGGGACTTCCACGCCAGGCACTCCACCATCACCCTCGACCTGCGCGGCACCGGCGACAGCGACAAGCCCCGAGGGCCCTACTCCACGCAGCAGTTCGCCGAGGATGTCATCGCCGTCCTTGATCACGCGGGCGTCGAGCGGGCCGACGTCTACGGCACCTCCATGGGTGGCCGCGTGGCCCAGTGGGTGGCCGCGCGCCACCCGGACCGTGTGCGGCGGCTCGTCCTGGGCTGCACCTCGCCCGGTGGTCCGCACGCCGTCGAGCGCGACAGGTCCGTACGACGGGCCCTGGCCCAGCCGGACCCGGAGGCCGCCCGGCAGGCGCTGACCGACCTGATGTACTCCCCCGCCTGGCGCGCCGCCCACCCCGGTCCCTACAGCACCCTCGGCGATCCCGGGATGCCCCCGCACGCCCGCCACGGCCATCTGGTCGCCAGCAACGGGCACGACGCCTGGGACACCCTCCCCCTCATCACCGCCCCCACCTTGATCCTGCACGGTGACCAGGACCGGCTCACTCCGCCGGAGAACCTCTCCCTGCTCGCTGCCCGCATCCCCGACGCCCGGACGCATCTGTTCCCCGGCGCCCGGCACGCCTACTTCGAGGAGTGCCGCACGGAGGCCGGTCCGCTCGTCGAGGCGTTCCTCAACGAAGGCGAACGGTCGTAG
- a CDS encoding phosphonopyruvate decarboxylase: MSQTHAPAPSWQEDVFTALKKRGVQQIAYVPDSGHSHTIREARRDPAIHDVVLTTEEEGVAVVGGAWLGGQRAVLLMQSSGVGNCVNMFSLLEMARFPFLTLVTMRGEYAEFNPWQGPMGRTTQQALELMGITVLRADDPEDVAETVEAALDSVFEAGERVAVLLGQKLIGRKKWERN, from the coding sequence ATGAGCCAGACACATGCCCCCGCACCCTCCTGGCAGGAGGACGTGTTCACCGCGCTGAAGAAGCGCGGAGTCCAGCAGATCGCCTACGTCCCCGACTCCGGTCACTCCCACACCATCCGCGAGGCCCGACGCGACCCCGCCATCCACGACGTGGTGCTCACCACCGAGGAGGAGGGCGTCGCCGTCGTCGGCGGAGCGTGGCTCGGCGGTCAGCGGGCGGTGCTGCTGATGCAGAGCAGCGGCGTCGGCAACTGCGTCAACATGTTCTCCCTGCTGGAGATGGCCCGGTTCCCCTTCCTGACACTGGTGACGATGCGCGGCGAGTACGCCGAGTTCAACCCGTGGCAGGGCCCCATGGGCCGCACCACCCAGCAGGCCCTGGAACTCATGGGCATCACCGTCCTGCGGGCCGACGACCCCGAGGACGTCGCGGAGACCGTCGAGGCCGCCCTGGACTCGGTGTTCGAGGCCGGTGAGCGCGTCGCCGTGCTCCTCGGACAGAAGCTGATCGGCCGCAAGAAGTGGGAGCGCAACTGA
- a CDS encoding MFS transporter — MSQSSTPVPAPTRVTANVIRGCLGNLVEWYDWFVYATFSVYFASVFFPKGNQTAQLLSTAVVFAVGFLMRPLGGWLLGAYADRHGRRRALTLSVTLMSIGSLTIAFTPSHDAIGLWAPALLVLARLTQGLSVGGEFGSSASYLAEIAPPGRRGFYSSFQYVSIVLGQLAALLVMIVLQNLLTEQQLQSWGWRIPFVIGAVSGLVVMYLRRTMEESRHFQEEQAKAALQDPAVKERKGVRALFAEYPRQLIAVFGLAIGGTVAFYTYTTYLQKYLVNTAGIPKSTVSVIGFAALFVYMLLQPVAGHLSDRVGRRPVMFVFSVGGMLLTVPIMTVLGHTGNPWIAFLLMTIALTFVTCYSALAAIIKAEMFPTKVRALGVGLPHALVTATFGGMTEPIALGLKNSGHETVFFWYVTGCIALTFVATLLVREPSRTSLLETAEAPASRPLPKTAPLT; from the coding sequence ATGTCGCAGTCCAGCACCCCCGTCCCCGCACCGACCCGGGTCACCGCCAACGTCATACGCGGCTGTCTGGGCAACCTCGTCGAGTGGTACGACTGGTTCGTCTACGCCACATTCAGCGTCTACTTCGCATCCGTATTCTTCCCCAAGGGCAACCAGACGGCCCAACTCCTGTCCACAGCAGTCGTCTTCGCCGTCGGGTTTCTGATGCGCCCCCTCGGCGGCTGGCTGCTCGGCGCATACGCCGACCGGCACGGCCGCCGCCGGGCACTGACCCTGTCGGTCACACTCATGAGCATCGGCTCGCTGACCATCGCCTTCACCCCCTCCCACGACGCCATCGGCCTCTGGGCACCGGCCCTCCTGGTGCTGGCCAGGCTCACCCAAGGGCTTTCCGTCGGCGGCGAGTTCGGCTCCAGCGCCTCCTACCTCGCCGAGATCGCCCCGCCCGGCCGACGGGGCTTCTACTCCAGCTTCCAGTACGTGTCCATCGTGCTCGGCCAGCTCGCCGCGCTGCTCGTGATGATCGTGCTGCAGAACCTGCTGACCGAGCAGCAGTTGCAGAGCTGGGGCTGGCGCATCCCCTTCGTGATCGGCGCCGTCTCCGGTCTGGTCGTGATGTACCTGCGCCGCACCATGGAGGAGTCGCGGCACTTCCAGGAGGAACAGGCGAAAGCCGCCCTGCAGGATCCGGCCGTCAAGGAGCGCAAGGGGGTGCGGGCCCTGTTCGCCGAGTACCCACGCCAGCTGATCGCCGTCTTCGGACTGGCCATCGGCGGCACCGTCGCCTTCTACACCTACACCACATACCTTCAGAAGTACCTGGTGAACACTGCGGGCATCCCCAAGTCGACGGTGTCCGTCATCGGCTTCGCCGCCCTGTTCGTCTACATGCTGCTCCAGCCGGTGGCCGGCCATCTGTCCGACCGCGTCGGACGACGCCCGGTGATGTTCGTCTTCTCCGTCGGCGGCATGCTGCTCACCGTCCCGATCATGACCGTCCTCGGCCACACCGGTAATCCGTGGATCGCCTTCCTGCTGATGACGATCGCCCTCACCTTCGTGACCTGCTACTCGGCCCTGGCCGCCATCATCAAGGCGGAAATGTTCCCCACCAAGGTCCGGGCCCTGGGCGTCGGCCTCCCGCACGCCCTGGTCACCGCCACCTTCGGCGGGATGACGGAACCCATCGCGCTGGGCCTGAAGAACAGCGGCCACGAGACGGTCTTCTTCTGGTACGTCACCGGGTGCATCGCGCTGACCTTCGTGGCCACACTCCTCGTACGCGAGCCGTCCCGCACATCGCTTCTTGAGACCGCCGAAGCCCCCGCTTCCCGTCCGCTGCCAAAGACAGCACCGCTCACCTGA